Proteins from one Paenibacillus amylolyticus genomic window:
- the ectB gene encoding diaminobutyrate--2-oxoglutarate transaminase, with product MTFETMESNVRSYCRHFPAIFDKAKDDQLYTVDGRAYIDFFAGAGALNYGHNNEYIKNEIMAYIGSDRIMHGLDMYTQAKLDFIEYFSESVLKKKGMEYKLQFCGPTGTNAVEAALKLARKYTGRTGVFSFMGGYHGMSLGSLAVTSNRDSRQGAGRSLDGVTFIPYPNEHNHYFDSAAYIEYILEDTHSGIEKPAAIIFETVQAEGGIYVADSSWLKKIRDICDRYDILLICDDVQVGCGRTGPFFSYERAEIQPDLVVLSKSISGYGLPMSLLLMKPHLDIWKPGEHNGTFRGNQLAFIAAKAALEYREQVSLEEQVYAKESLLKQVWNEEITKQHPNIDIRGIGLIWGLDFSKFEPDIAAEVQKACYERGLIVERVGRHDSVIKVMPPLNISNHNLRKGIDILKESMASVLTLQEEKVVQQI from the coding sequence ATGACTTTTGAAACGATGGAATCGAATGTGAGAAGTTATTGCAGACATTTCCCGGCCATATTTGATAAAGCCAAGGATGATCAGCTCTATACCGTGGACGGTCGTGCATATATTGATTTTTTTGCAGGTGCTGGTGCGCTTAACTATGGACATAACAATGAATATATCAAAAACGAAATTATGGCTTACATCGGATCGGACCGAATTATGCACGGACTCGATATGTACACACAAGCGAAGCTTGATTTTATTGAATATTTCTCTGAATCGGTACTGAAGAAAAAAGGGATGGAATACAAGCTTCAATTCTGCGGCCCTACCGGGACCAATGCGGTAGAAGCTGCGTTGAAGCTGGCGCGCAAATATACGGGTCGTACGGGTGTGTTTTCTTTCATGGGTGGTTATCATGGCATGTCTCTGGGGAGTCTGGCCGTGACCAGTAATCGGGACAGCCGACAGGGTGCGGGCAGATCGTTGGACGGTGTAACCTTTATTCCGTATCCGAATGAACATAATCATTATTTTGATAGTGCCGCCTACATCGAATATATATTGGAAGATACCCACTCGGGTATTGAGAAGCCGGCTGCCATCATCTTCGAGACGGTACAGGCAGAAGGCGGCATTTATGTTGCGGATTCCTCGTGGTTGAAGAAAATCAGGGACATCTGTGATCGATACGATATTTTGTTAATATGCGATGACGTACAAGTAGGATGTGGCAGAACAGGTCCGTTTTTCTCCTATGAGCGAGCGGAAATACAACCTGATCTGGTGGTTCTCTCCAAATCCATTAGCGGGTATGGATTGCCGATGTCCTTGTTGTTGATGAAACCTCATCTCGATATCTGGAAACCGGGCGAACATAATGGAACCTTTCGCGGGAACCAGTTGGCCTTTATCGCTGCCAAGGCAGCACTGGAATACAGGGAACAGGTGTCTCTGGAGGAGCAGGTGTATGCGAAAGAGAGCTTGTTGAAGCAGGTATGGAATGAGGAAATAACCAAGCAGCACCCCAACATTGATATTCGGGGAATCGGTCTGATCTGGGGGCTCGACTTCTCCAAATTTGAACCGGATATAGCGGCAGAGGTACAGAAGGCTTGCTACGAGCGTGGACTTATTGTTGAGCGAGTAGGCAGACATGATAGTGTGATTAAGGTCATGCCGCCATTGAACATCTCCAATCACAATCTGCGAAAAGGAATCGACATTCTGAAGGAAAGCATGGCTTCGGTGTTGACGTTGCAAGAGGAGAAGGTTGTACAACAGATTTAA
- a CDS encoding CBS domain-containing protein translates to MEISYFLLPKAEVAYIKSTASMKDAIEQLESQHYTAIPVIDQDGKYVATLSEGDLLWKMRNTPGLTFDTMDQVQVHEINNRVYNECVFIEAEMEDMLTLAADQNFVPVVDVDRVFLGIIRRKDIIEYYTRNISD, encoded by the coding sequence ATGGAAATCAGCTATTTTTTACTCCCCAAAGCCGAAGTGGCCTATATCAAGTCTACCGCTTCCATGAAAGATGCTATTGAGCAATTGGAATCGCAACACTACACCGCCATTCCCGTGATTGACCAGGATGGAAAATATGTTGCTACCCTGTCCGAAGGCGATTTGTTATGGAAAATGCGAAATACACCCGGTTTGACTTTTGATACGATGGATCAGGTTCAAGTCCATGAGATTAACAATCGGGTATATAATGAATGTGTATTCATCGAGGCTGAAATGGAGGATATGCTGACACTTGCAGCTGACCAAAATTTTGTGCCCGTGGTGGATGTCGATCGTGTCTTCCTCGGTATTATCCGTCGCAAGGATATTATTGAATACTATACGCGCAACATTTCGGACTAG
- a CDS encoding thioesterase domain-containing protein, which yields MLKEGGRSDEIPLFLIPTGGGNLINYYELVSQLEGLNIYGFVPKGYENDEEPLYTVQELAQYYYGVLTQFNPIGPYRLLGWSFGGNVAFEMARIIEDAGQQLEWLIILDAPARSHERDVRAINKMEALAELARNNGYEFKRNTDYEDQLKEAMNQFPGENTLRHLKVRLANEVAFDNYYSAKPIQSDIHLLYATAQDERSPVPLTDAQAWHAKTTGTCTSTPIPGHHENLIDYNHAVNVAQYVNRMVKGWIR from the coding sequence GTGTTGAAAGAAGGCGGCCGTTCAGATGAAATCCCGCTGTTCCTCATTCCAACGGGTGGAGGCAACCTGATCAATTATTATGAGTTGGTTAGCCAACTGGAAGGTCTGAATATCTACGGATTTGTGCCAAAAGGATATGAAAACGACGAAGAACCGCTTTATACCGTTCAGGAACTGGCTCAGTATTATTACGGTGTTCTTACGCAATTCAATCCGATAGGCCCGTACCGATTATTAGGTTGGTCCTTTGGTGGCAATGTGGCATTTGAGATGGCTCGGATCATCGAAGATGCGGGACAACAGCTGGAGTGGCTGATCATTCTGGACGCACCTGCCCGAAGCCATGAGCGGGATGTTCGTGCAATAAACAAGATGGAGGCTCTTGCCGAATTAGCACGCAATAACGGATATGAGTTCAAGCGCAATACAGACTACGAGGACCAGTTAAAAGAAGCGATGAATCAATTCCCAGGTGAAAACACGCTTAGACATCTCAAAGTGCGTTTGGCCAATGAGGTGGCCTTTGATAACTACTATTCGGCAAAACCAATTCAGTCTGATATCCATCTATTGTACGCAACCGCTCAGGATGAACGAAGTCCAGTTCCGTTAACGGATGCACAAGCTTGGCACGCCAAGACGACAGGCACATGCACTTCAACTCCTATTCCAGGGCATCATGAGAATCTGATTGACTACAATCATGCTGTGAATGTGGCCCAATATGTGAATCGAATGGTGAAGGGATGGATCAGATGA
- a CDS encoding S-layer homology domain-containing protein has product MKQVRSLPAASNLYVTSSAKNNVLTKSIQAYMNDSDASNIDRLGHRRWILSPQLQRIGFGLATRSEAGKSYDQYYSAMQVFDKSRTGGTSFNYSLFPNQGPFPIEAFGSTQAWSVQLNTDVFAKPSRSEVQIEMIRTSDQRTWTFNAKNQNSGFPTGYYNVDPADKQWFDQAYFNVETGGYGYGYAIIFRPDDVQLLKNGDMFNIRITGLQKKNGTAAEISYSTRFFHVDGVQDATLTRITPSQQNLNVRTGEQIDLPSITAVNDNGTSYVPQSNVSFTTTSDRIAIKDGKILGLQAGKAEIRIRFEGAEAVVSVTVTGTPQLSDIRTHWAKDAIQWAVQQEMVSGYEDGTFKPNHQVSEAEFLSMLFKLYADSHIIQSIDAAEGQAAKGNIWSDRYYTYASALNLNLDASQQNPKLRNHALNRTEVAVIVSGLGGKHYTQDEDAIRYLLNMGYSSGKTAATVQGYAGQESLTRAEAVVFLQNLKEKGFELWSRPKNATEATENEKNGGLPDQTMKAVYSADHTLVLQGTFPAYANQTIPIKIHGPSPAVEHIQTQQVTTDAYGNFKLTVSNLDAKELNLYVDVREDYSYWISVEAGRTAVSDYTE; this is encoded by the coding sequence TTGAAACAGGTTCGAAGTCTGCCAGCAGCTTCCAATCTGTACGTTACCAGCAGTGCCAAGAATAACGTCCTGACCAAAAGCATTCAGGCCTATATGAATGACTCGGATGCCTCCAATATCGATCGACTGGGTCATCGGCGCTGGATTTTGAGTCCACAACTGCAACGAATCGGATTCGGACTCGCCACTCGCAGTGAAGCAGGCAAGTCATACGATCAGTACTATAGTGCCATGCAGGTATTTGACAAAAGCAGAACTGGAGGAACGTCGTTCAACTACAGTCTATTTCCGAATCAGGGCCCTTTTCCAATCGAAGCCTTTGGCAGTACACAGGCCTGGTCCGTTCAACTGAATACCGATGTATTCGCAAAACCATCACGTTCTGAGGTACAGATCGAGATGATACGGACTTCCGATCAGCGTACATGGACCTTCAATGCCAAGAATCAGAATAGTGGCTTTCCAACCGGTTATTACAACGTGGACCCTGCGGATAAACAATGGTTTGATCAAGCCTATTTCAATGTAGAGACAGGTGGATATGGATATGGTTACGCCATCATCTTCCGTCCTGACGATGTGCAGTTGTTGAAGAACGGCGATATGTTCAACATCCGAATTACAGGTCTTCAAAAGAAAAACGGTACAGCAGCGGAGATCTCATATTCCACACGTTTCTTCCATGTTGACGGTGTTCAAGATGCAACACTTACCCGTATAACGCCAAGTCAACAGAATCTGAACGTTCGAACAGGAGAACAGATTGATCTGCCTTCCATCACTGCCGTGAATGATAACGGAACATCCTATGTTCCGCAGTCCAACGTCTCCTTCACCACGACGTCAGATCGCATCGCCATCAAGGATGGCAAAATCCTTGGACTTCAGGCTGGTAAAGCTGAAATTCGGATTCGTTTTGAAGGAGCAGAAGCGGTTGTCTCTGTTACGGTAACGGGAACTCCCCAATTAAGTGACATCCGTACACATTGGGCGAAGGATGCCATTCAATGGGCAGTTCAACAGGAGATGGTCAGTGGATACGAGGATGGAACGTTCAAACCCAACCATCAGGTGAGTGAAGCCGAATTCCTCTCCATGTTGTTCAAGCTGTATGCGGATTCCCATATTATTCAGAGCATTGATGCTGCGGAGGGACAAGCTGCCAAAGGAAACATCTGGAGTGATCGTTATTATACCTATGCTTCCGCGTTGAATCTGAATCTGGATGCCAGCCAGCAGAATCCGAAGCTGCGTAATCATGCCTTGAATCGGACAGAAGTAGCTGTGATCGTATCAGGTCTCGGCGGTAAACATTATACCCAGGATGAAGATGCTATCCGTTATCTGCTGAACATGGGATACTCTTCAGGCAAAACTGCAGCTACGGTGCAAGGTTACGCGGGACAAGAATCCTTGACCCGGGCAGAGGCGGTTGTTTTTCTCCAGAACCTGAAGGAAAAAGGCTTTGAGCTATGGAGCAGACCGAAGAATGCTACTGAAGCTACCGAGAATGAGAAGAACGGCGGGCTGCCGGATCAGACCATGAAAGCAGTATACTCTGCTGATCACACGCTGGTCCTTCAAGGTACGTTCCCGGCGTATGCCAACCAGACGATACCGATCAAAATCCATGGTCCTTCGCCTGCTGTAGAGCACATCCAAACGCAGCAGGTTACAACAGATGCCTATGGTAATTTTAAGCTAACGGTAAGTAACCTTGATGCAAAGGAACTTAACCTCTACGTGGACGTACGCGAAGATTATTCCTACTGGATCAGTGTAGAGGCAGGACGAACTGCGGTAAGTGATTATACGGAGTAA
- a CDS encoding class I SAM-dependent methyltransferase, which yields MKNNIDYALFYERVGRTNGWNFSSMNVISEKIGWNFYEEVVRHTQPSDLLLDIGTGGGEAILSIAEEALLLVGIDLAQGMIETAQQNLLAAGVHPNVRFLHMDAENLAFPNHFFNVVSSRHSGFSASEVFRVLAEGGIFLTQQVSEHDKSNIAEAFGRGQSLGIQPGTLMERYKHELQTAGFHDIQVREYNVVEHYATPEDLMFLLTHAPIIPDFGKVETDVERFQQFVNEHHNEEGIRTNSARFMITARK from the coding sequence ATGAAAAACAACATAGATTACGCTCTCTTTTATGAACGCGTAGGCCGGACGAATGGCTGGAATTTCAGCTCCATGAACGTTATCTCGGAGAAAATCGGATGGAACTTCTATGAGGAAGTTGTTCGCCATACTCAGCCGTCCGATCTGTTGCTGGATATCGGAACAGGTGGTGGAGAAGCGATTCTGTCCATTGCGGAAGAAGCCTTATTACTGGTGGGAATTGATCTTGCTCAAGGAATGATTGAAACCGCACAGCAGAATCTTCTGGCTGCAGGAGTTCATCCCAATGTACGCTTTCTTCATATGGACGCAGAGAACCTAGCATTCCCAAATCACTTCTTCAATGTGGTATCCTCCAGACACTCCGGGTTCTCTGCATCAGAAGTATTCAGGGTTCTTGCTGAGGGCGGGATATTTCTAACCCAGCAGGTCAGCGAACACGATAAATCCAACATTGCAGAAGCTTTTGGCCGTGGGCAGAGCCTTGGCATTCAACCTGGCACCTTGATGGAACGATACAAGCATGAACTTCAAACAGCAGGTTTTCATGACATTCAGGTCCGTGAATATAACGTGGTGGAGCATTACGCTACACCCGAAGATTTGATGTTTCTCCTAACCCATGCACCCATCATTCCTGATTTCGGAAAGGTAGAAACAGACGTTGAACGATTCCAGCAATTTGTGAATGAACATCACAATGAGGAGGGCATTCGTACCAACTCGGCACGTTTCATGATCACTGCAAGGAAATAA
- a CDS encoding phosphopantetheine-binding protein: protein MLAERWGDDEELSLSAYIQLTPSSKILSTDLRNFCRTLLPSHMIPSRFITIDCIPLNSNGKLDKAALKQLDRGTLKDYIAAPQDELEEKVMQIFMDILGVDTVHLHESFFDQGGHSIKAVRLMDVLNRTFHTELSVITLFDYSTVTEIAHIIREGIFLKTNRLLC from the coding sequence ATGCTGGCTGAGCGATGGGGAGATGATGAAGAACTGTCACTGAGTGCCTACATACAGCTGACTCCATCTTCTAAGATTCTCAGTACGGACCTTCGCAACTTCTGCCGAACCCTGCTGCCAAGTCACATGATTCCCTCACGTTTCATTACGATTGATTGTATTCCGCTGAACAGTAACGGTAAGTTGGACAAGGCAGCGCTGAAGCAGCTGGACCGTGGCACTTTGAAGGATTATATCGCTGCTCCGCAGGATGAGCTGGAGGAAAAGGTCATGCAGATCTTCATGGATATCCTTGGTGTGGATACTGTCCATCTTCATGAAAGCTTTTTCGATCAGGGTGGACATTCAATCAAAGCCGTCCGTTTAATGGATGTCTTGAACAGGACATTTCATACCGAGCTATCCGTGATCACCCTGTTTGATTACTCCACCGTGACCGAGATTGCACATATCATTCGGGAGGGAATCTTCCTCAAAACCAATCGTTTGTTGTGTTGA
- a CDS encoding MFS transporter — protein sequence MEIFKNKNFSLMFFGRILTNIGDSLYAVSAMWLIYNLGGSSFYTGLAGFLSILPKIIQLLSGPMIDRIPIRGILVYTQLIQAVLLLIVPIAAYYDFLSVGLVLVITPILNICNTWVYPVQMSALPRVLEKHQLTQGNSLFSIAYQGIDVACNAISGILIVALGAVSLYFWNAIGFFIGALLFSQLRIAPYIMESKMKKEQDTYDETTEQVKGSTPSGIRLFIRNYTDDMVSGIRLLTQTALAKLLFGIMVINAAGGATFSVLPLYSDQIGGANIYGLMLMAQALGSVIGATCAPYLRLERVRLGLLYSVAYIISGIAWIGCIFTPWSWLSILVYGLAWVPGGAVNVIINTVVQKGVPQQYLGLVFSATMALSGIAMPIGSLIGGTLGVWLHSSTVITLSGITVVLVGVYWMLDRVSRSLPKTEQLDEGHFNFTPRGGTARSNTEMGA from the coding sequence ATGGAGATTTTCAAAAACAAGAACTTCAGTTTGATGTTTTTTGGCAGAATCTTAACCAACATTGGAGATAGCTTATATGCGGTATCCGCCATGTGGCTGATTTACAATCTGGGAGGCTCCTCATTTTACACAGGACTCGCGGGGTTTTTATCCATTTTGCCGAAAATCATTCAACTGTTATCCGGACCAATGATAGATCGGATTCCGATCCGGGGGATTCTCGTCTATACTCAGTTGATTCAGGCCGTATTGCTATTAATTGTGCCCATTGCTGCGTACTATGATTTCCTGAGTGTTGGCCTGGTATTGGTGATCACCCCTATTCTGAACATCTGCAATACCTGGGTGTATCCGGTGCAGATGTCAGCTCTGCCAAGAGTGTTGGAGAAACACCAGCTCACACAGGGTAATTCCCTGTTCTCCATCGCTTATCAGGGGATTGATGTGGCTTGTAATGCCATCTCGGGGATACTCATTGTTGCGCTGGGTGCGGTGTCTTTGTATTTTTGGAATGCGATCGGTTTCTTCATCGGTGCGTTATTATTCTCCCAATTGCGGATTGCTCCTTATATCATGGAGTCGAAAATGAAGAAGGAACAGGATACATATGATGAAACTACTGAACAGGTGAAAGGCAGTACACCGTCAGGAATTCGTTTGTTTATAAGGAATTATACCGATGATATGGTGAGTGGAATCAGGCTGCTTACACAGACGGCATTGGCCAAATTACTCTTTGGCATTATGGTAATTAATGCTGCAGGAGGAGCGACATTTAGTGTACTTCCCCTATATAGTGATCAGATCGGCGGAGCCAATATCTACGGGTTAATGCTGATGGCACAGGCGCTTGGCAGTGTCATCGGTGCAACATGTGCACCATATCTCAGACTGGAACGTGTACGTTTGGGTCTATTGTATTCTGTGGCATACATCATATCAGGAATTGCCTGGATCGGGTGCATATTTACCCCGTGGAGCTGGCTGAGCATTCTGGTATATGGACTGGCCTGGGTTCCTGGCGGAGCCGTTAACGTTATCATTAATACCGTTGTTCAAAAGGGGGTACCGCAGCAATATTTGGGTTTGGTGTTCTCTGCGACGATGGCATTAAGCGGCATAGCCATGCCAATTGGCAGTCTGATCGGTGGTACGCTGGGAGTCTGGTTGCACAGTTCTACAGTCATCACCTTAAGTGGAATTACCGTTGTTCTGGTAGGCGTATATTGGATGCTTGATCGCGTATCCCGCAGCCTGCCCAAGACCGAGCAACTGGATGAAGGGCATTTCAATTTCACACCACGCGGTGGCACAGCTCGTTCGAATACAGAGATGGGGGCTTAA
- a CDS encoding Imm41 family immunity protein yields the protein MEQALQILMQNARAEENTLLYMLHEEARFDQELFWEYVNSIVELTRLTANQPLDRELSSAVSFTYSKIMEHLQWHQLDRDVYEIEQFPYVYAHQIVNLLGHVVNGFYQGIAPDEASFDEEFPNPAYTGIMAEEQPALLQLGYYKQHTNVHALGFREEDGAYRIVLNEEEDRDLADSRMSRREVEGTYLFTAPDASSAYQCFHEWVMENRAPYRSRRGVHRMNVNEHVIEQQPLTFVGIKRTFSCVDGENLREIPKMWQDALAEGIEERLNRFNNGAIPGLVGICVDQRELQDNQMEYWIATSHTGEVPEGLVSIELPASHWAVFEADELEPEAIQRLWHHIMTEWFPSTSYQHAGIPELEVYKGHGTPPQIWIPVKSV from the coding sequence ATGGAACAAGCACTTCAGATCCTAATGCAAAATGCACGAGCAGAAGAGAATACCTTGTTGTATATGCTGCATGAGGAGGCACGTTTCGATCAGGAACTATTCTGGGAATACGTGAACAGTATTGTGGAACTGACTCGTCTTACAGCCAATCAGCCGTTGGATCGAGAACTTTCCAGTGCCGTCAGCTTTACCTATTCCAAAATCATGGAGCATCTGCAATGGCACCAGTTGGATCGTGATGTATATGAGATTGAACAGTTTCCATATGTCTACGCACATCAGATTGTGAATCTGTTAGGCCATGTAGTTAACGGTTTCTATCAAGGTATCGCACCCGATGAAGCCAGTTTCGATGAGGAGTTCCCCAATCCAGCCTACACAGGCATAATGGCAGAAGAGCAACCAGCCCTTCTGCAACTGGGCTACTATAAACAACATACGAATGTACATGCCCTTGGCTTCAGAGAGGAAGATGGGGCGTATCGAATTGTTTTGAATGAAGAAGAGGATCGGGATCTTGCAGATTCCAGGATGAGTCGCCGAGAGGTGGAAGGAACGTATCTTTTTACGGCCCCCGATGCCAGCAGCGCCTACCAATGTTTTCACGAATGGGTCATGGAGAACCGTGCCCCGTATCGCTCTCGGAGAGGAGTCCATCGAATGAATGTGAATGAACATGTAATCGAACAACAGCCGCTTACCTTTGTGGGAATCAAACGAACATTTTCTTGTGTGGATGGTGAGAATTTAAGAGAAATTCCCAAGATGTGGCAGGATGCTTTGGCGGAGGGAATTGAGGAACGTTTAAACAGGTTTAATAACGGAGCTATTCCCGGTCTGGTGGGCATCTGTGTCGATCAGAGGGAGCTGCAGGACAATCAAATGGAGTACTGGATTGCCACCTCCCACACAGGGGAAGTGCCTGAAGGTCTGGTGTCGATCGAACTTCCCGCGTCTCATTGGGCTGTATTTGAGGCCGATGAATTAGAGCCCGAGGCGATACAACGGTTGTGGCACCATATTATGACAGAGTGGTTTCCCTCCACTTCATATCAGCATGCAGGTATTCCTGAACTTGAAGTGTATAAAGGTCATGGCACACCTCCCCAAATCTGGATACCTGTAAAATCTGTGTGA
- a CDS encoding penicillin-binding transpeptidase domain-containing protein produces MKSKRKLMYGLLPILFAGGIGMYLYMQNNKEAEAKPQTTVNQYIEHLQKKEFDQLYTLMTPASLEESGMTREQFVEKYNAIYSGMEVSNVKAEVKPVEAAETASDGSKTDTEKPNPDTYEVDYNLQLTTFLGEVNETHTLKLVRQELEDGSKNWKINWQPSLILNDMVKGSKVRVRTLFPDRGDIVDRDGLPLATKGTMNEWGIVPEKLGDNPDQMITRIASHYQVSEDAIHKALAQTWVKPEYFVPIGSTEEFDVPESLSGVTMQSKEIRYYPLGEAAAHLIGYVRKATKEDLDKDTEGYYRAEDWIGKAGLEQSMEKELRGERGGLIEITDESGNSRSELIRMDAVDGQNIQLTISSKQQKKLYQTLSSGGDAGAMVLMNPTDGNLLALVSAPSYNPNKMVTGLTQAEWDAYSANEKLPFINRVTTRYAPGSTFKAITAAAGLMEKVTTADKTHDISGLQWRKDDSWGGYYVKRVKSLSPVNMVDALVYSDNIYFAMEAIEMGSAKFIDGIQKFGFGDNFGLDELYLKPSQYANEAHLDLSSEVLLADTSYGQGEMLMSPIHLASSFTPFINEGKLVKPVLIEGKESTDSEVIITPEVANTVKNALKEVVSRQGGTAHTLNSIPGGLAGKTGTAELKAKKGEKGQENGFFVVFDTDSPTYLLTAVIEEVNGRGGSHYVVDKLKPFLEKLEISQ; encoded by the coding sequence ATGAAATCCAAACGCAAATTAATGTACGGACTGCTGCCCATCTTATTTGCAGGTGGAATCGGAATGTATCTATACATGCAAAATAACAAAGAAGCAGAAGCCAAGCCCCAGACTACCGTAAATCAGTACATAGAGCATCTGCAAAAAAAAGAGTTTGACCAACTGTATACCTTAATGACGCCTGCTTCGCTGGAAGAGTCGGGTATGACCAGGGAACAATTTGTCGAGAAATACAATGCAATCTATTCGGGGATGGAAGTGTCCAACGTCAAGGCTGAGGTCAAGCCTGTGGAAGCTGCCGAAACGGCTTCGGATGGCAGTAAGACCGATACAGAGAAACCAAACCCGGATACGTATGAGGTCGATTACAATTTGCAGCTGACAACTTTTCTGGGAGAAGTCAATGAGACGCATACATTAAAACTGGTCCGGCAGGAGCTTGAGGACGGCAGCAAAAACTGGAAAATTAACTGGCAGCCTTCGCTGATCCTGAATGACATGGTTAAGGGAAGTAAAGTACGAGTGAGGACATTGTTCCCGGATCGGGGAGACATTGTGGATCGTGATGGTTTGCCGCTTGCTACCAAGGGCACGATGAATGAATGGGGCATTGTACCGGAGAAACTTGGTGATAACCCGGACCAGATGATTACCCGAATCGCAAGTCATTATCAGGTTTCGGAAGATGCCATTCACAAAGCGCTTGCGCAGACATGGGTGAAGCCGGAGTATTTTGTCCCGATTGGTTCCACGGAGGAGTTTGACGTGCCTGAATCTTTAAGCGGAGTTACGATGCAAAGTAAGGAAATCCGTTATTATCCACTCGGCGAAGCGGCTGCGCACCTGATTGGTTACGTGCGCAAAGCCACGAAGGAAGATCTGGACAAGGATACGGAAGGGTATTATCGCGCAGAGGATTGGATCGGTAAAGCGGGTTTGGAGCAGTCGATGGAGAAAGAGCTGCGCGGTGAACGTGGTGGTCTGATTGAAATCACCGATGAATCCGGTAATTCCCGTTCTGAGCTTATTCGCATGGATGCTGTAGATGGACAGAATATTCAACTGACGATTAGCTCCAAGCAGCAAAAGAAATTGTATCAGACATTATCCAGCGGCGGAGACGCCGGTGCGATGGTTCTGATGAATCCGACGGACGGCAACCTGCTGGCATTGGTCAGTGCGCCTTCCTATAACCCGAACAAGATGGTTACAGGACTTACACAGGCAGAGTGGGATGCGTATTCGGCGAATGAGAAGCTTCCTTTTATTAACAGAGTCACGACCCGATATGCACCAGGATCAACCTTCAAAGCGATTACAGCTGCAGCTGGACTGATGGAGAAGGTGACCACAGCGGACAAAACCCATGATATCTCTGGCTTGCAGTGGCGTAAAGACGATAGCTGGGGCGGTTATTATGTCAAGCGTGTGAAGAGTTTATCCCCGGTGAACATGGTCGATGCGCTGGTGTACTCGGACAACATTTACTTTGCCATGGAAGCGATCGAGATGGGGAGCGCCAAGTTTATTGATGGGATCCAGAAGTTCGGTTTTGGCGATAACTTTGGACTGGATGAACTGTATCTGAAGCCAAGCCAATATGCCAACGAAGCGCATCTGGATCTGTCGTCTGAGGTATTGCTTGCAGATACGTCGTATGGACAAGGGGAGATGTTAATGTCCCCGATTCATCTGGCATCGTCCTTTACACCTTTTATTAATGAGGGGAAACTGGTGAAGCCTGTCCTGATCGAGGGAAAAGAAAGCACGGACTCTGAGGTGATTATTACTCCAGAAGTCGCAAATACGGTTAAGAATGCTTTGAAAGAAGTGGTTTCCCGGCAGGGAGGCACCGCCCACACCTTGAATTCAATTCCTGGAGGGCTCGCAGGCAAGACGGGAACAGCCGAACTGAAAGCGAAAAAGGGAGAGAAGGGGCAGGAGAACGGATTTTTCGTCGTGTTTGATACCGACTCTCCGACCTACCTGTTAACCGCTGTAATTGAAGAGGTGAACGGCAGGGGTGGAAGCCATTATGTTGTGGATAAATTAAAGCCTTTTTTGGAAAAGCTCGAGATTTCGCAGTAA